In Epinephelus moara isolate mb chromosome 9, YSFRI_EMoa_1.0, whole genome shotgun sequence, a genomic segment contains:
- the ptcd2 gene encoding pentatricopeptide repeat-containing protein 2, mitochondrial — MVQSVGNMALARVGRCCRSLVLEPSKGLFCGVLQSGWTEGCLGAKRHLLSEDVIKLRDFQQRKLAVAHRAVGMKGNYIAEFSQKLQRNELILRDELKLLLHLCHSADDMVIARDAISRYHAENRNLLYGDFKFGPLFMRLCYELDLDDLAASTLTDKSMRGFFHDATSFNIGIDMLFTKGSYEHALEVLRTMRNQGVPFNKDTVTLASGTCYKLNTAESYRICTALIEEEQAKGHFIPRHAYCFAVALALRLNDVEKAQSLYSQIMSSDSRLCQNIKVLLLIMSGAVTDAISFLSAATGPKSPSFVRKPEFSQEVVDLLLLRSEDGPHMMKVEQIVSDLEQADQVTQQTLDSMLCYTPTGKRKPFPIMEGRRTSRRTLKPLQSTLLSE; from the exons ATGGTACAGTCAGTGGGCAATATGGCGCTGGCCAGGGTAGGTAGATGTTGTCGGTCGTTGGTACTTGAGCCCTCTAAAGGACTGTTTTGTGGTGTTTTACAGTCAGGCTGGACTGAAGGCTGCTTAGGAG CTAAGAGACATCTATTGTCAGAGGATGTCATCAAACTACGAGACTTTCAACAAAGGAAGCTGGCTGTGGCTCACCGTGCCGTTGGAATGAAAG gaaattatATCGCGGAATTCAGTCAGAAGCTACAGAGGAATGAACTGATACTGAGAGATGAGCTGAAGCTTCTCCTTCACTTGTGCCACTCTGCAGATGACATGGTGATTGCCAGAGATGCCATTTCTAG GTATCATGCAGAGAACCGTAACTTGTTGTATGGAGATTTCAAGTTTGGTCCTCTGTTCATGAGACTGTGTTATGAACTGGATCTGGACGACTTAGCTGCCTCTACACTTACAGATAAG AGTATGAGGGGATTTTTCCACGATGCAActtcctttaacatcggcatagACATGTTATTCACTAAAGGCTCTTATGAAC ATGCCCTGGAGGTACTAAGAACCATGAGGAATCAAGGCGTGCCATTCAACAAAGACACAGTGACACTGGCGTCTGGCACCTGCTATAAGCTG AACACGGCTGAGTCCTACAGGATCTGCACTGCTCTGATAGAGGAGGAACAGGCCAAAGGGCACTTCATCCCCAGACATGCTTACTGCTTTGCTGTAGCATTAGCACTTCGACTG AATGATGTAGAAAAGGCACAGTCATTGTATTCACAAATTATGAGCTCTGACAGCAGATTATGCCAAAATATAAAG GTTTTATTGCTAATAATGTCAGGAGCGGTGACAGATGCCATTTCCTTCCTGTCTGCAGCCACTGGACCTAAAAGCCCTTCTTTTGTGAGGAAGCCTGAATTTTCTCAGGAGGTG GTGGATTTGCTGCTCTTGCGGAGCGAGGACGGGCCGCACATGATGAAAGTGGAGCAGATAGTGAGTGATCTCGAGCAAGCCGATCAGGTGACCCAGCAGACCCTCGATAGCATGCTCTGCTACACACCCACAGGGAAGAGGAAACCATTTCCAATAATGGAGGGGAGGAGGACCAGCCGAAGGACTCTGAAGCCACTGCAGTCCACTCTGCTGTCAGAGTGA